A single window of Sulfurovum riftiae DNA harbors:
- the nrdD gene encoding anaerobic ribonucleoside-triphosphate reductase yields MKEKEILQKYEEKRSRCIVYTRVMGYHRPVESFNIGKKGEHKERKFFTERIVRIDAA; encoded by the coding sequence ATGAAAGAGAAAGAGATATTGCAAAAATATGAAGAAAAGCGAAGCAGATGCATCGTGTATACAAGGGTAATGGGATATCACAGGCCGGTCGAGAGTTTCAATATCGGTAAAAAAGGTGAACATAAAGAGAGAAAGTTTTTTACAGAAAGGATAGTGCGGATAGATGCTGCTTAA
- a CDS encoding tetratricopeptide repeat protein, translated as MKAIIQKHLTLIPLYLTLLFSLLWLLFFYEGSMNRLFVTADQAGYEAYAKRDYLKAAENFEDIAFKAASFYKAGEFKKAKAIYQNLSDKAGKYNLGNTFVMLGKYDAAIKAYELALKMDPNFKEAKENLVIAKARKRLKEPENDGEQGVGELGADEIVYDNKAGKGVDDDSSAEQESGSGNPNWLDRLQTGPKDFLKNKFRYQHERRGSKDAK; from the coding sequence ATGAAAGCCATAATACAGAAACATCTTACCTTGATACCTTTGTATCTTACGCTTCTCTTTTCTCTGCTCTGGCTGCTGTTCTTTTACGAAGGCAGTATGAACAGACTCTTCGTCACTGCGGATCAGGCAGGGTATGAAGCCTATGCGAAGAGAGACTACCTGAAAGCAGCAGAGAATTTTGAAGATATTGCTTTTAAAGCGGCCTCTTTTTACAAAGCGGGAGAGTTTAAAAAGGCAAAAGCGATCTATCAAAACCTCTCTGACAAAGCGGGGAAGTATAACCTGGGCAATACCTTTGTGATGCTTGGTAAGTATGACGCTGCTATAAAAGCCTATGAACTGGCACTCAAAATGGATCCGAACTTCAAAGAAGCCAAAGAGAACCTGGTCATAGCCAAAGCCAGAAAGAGACTCAAAGAGCCTGAAAATGACGGAGAGCAGGGAGTAGGCGAATTGGGTGCCGATGAGATCGTTTATGACAACAAGGCGGGAAAAGGGGTGGATGACGACAGCTCTGCAGAACAGGAATCCGGTTCCGGCAATCCCAACTGGCTGGACAGACTGCAGACAGGACCCAAAGATTTTCTGAAAAACAAATTCAGATACCAGCATGAAAGGAGAGGAAGTAAAGATGCAAAGTAA
- a CDS encoding glycosyl transferase: MTPEAFLPYLKCVGTGPKRNRDLTKEEMKTVIRAFLEQEVVPEQVAAFMLGWRVKGESIDEFAGAIEVFDEFIRHAPLANSIEFGYPYDGKVKNPYIFPLTAQYLEPFGINLSLHGGLLQPAKGGITLKEVCDNVPLPSNVHYYDRSEYFPELYRFSEVRAKLGLRSSFNTIEKLLGITQSDTAIIGAFHKPFVQKYIDLYKDRYKKLIIIKGNEGTPEIFGKCAVTIVENGEVEEIKVDPKACGIDYVKSTQPITLEESLKQTKAPSDVFLELAKFNAAVILFLNKRTDTIEEGLRILY, encoded by the coding sequence ATGACCCCAGAAGCCTTCCTCCCCTACCTCAAATGTGTCGGTACCGGTCCCAAACGTAACCGGGACCTGACAAAAGAGGAGATGAAGACCGTTATACGGGCTTTTCTGGAACAGGAGGTCGTCCCCGAACAGGTCGCCGCATTTATGCTGGGATGGCGTGTCAAAGGGGAGAGCATCGATGAGTTCGCAGGAGCCATTGAAGTCTTCGATGAGTTCATCAGACACGCTCCGCTTGCAAACTCCATCGAATTCGGCTACCCCTACGACGGCAAGGTCAAGAACCCCTATATTTTTCCACTGACCGCACAGTACCTGGAACCGTTCGGCATCAATCTCTCTTTGCACGGAGGCCTGCTTCAGCCGGCAAAAGGCGGCATCACCCTCAAAGAGGTGTGTGACAATGTACCGTTGCCTTCCAATGTTCACTACTACGACAGAAGCGAATACTTCCCCGAACTCTACCGTTTCAGCGAAGTGCGTGCCAAACTGGGGCTGCGTTCCTCTTTCAACACCATAGAAAAACTGCTGGGCATTACACAAAGTGACACTGCCATCATCGGTGCCTTTCATAAACCATTTGTACAGAAGTACATCGATCTCTACAAAGACCGTTACAAGAAACTCATTATCATCAAAGGGAATGAAGGGACACCGGAAATCTTTGGAAAATGCGCAGTGACCATCGTCGAGAACGGTGAAGTGGAGGAGATAAAGGTCGACCCCAAAGCCTGCGGCATAGACTATGTCAAATCGACACAGCCAATTACCCTGGAAGAGTCTTTAAAACAGACGAAAGCACCTTCGGACGTTTTCCTGGAACTTGCAAAGTTCAATGCCGCAGTGATCCTCTTTTTAAACAAAAGAACCGACACAATCGAAGAAGGCTTACGAATACTATACTGA
- a CDS encoding ribonucleoside triphosphate reductase — MIKTIIKRDGSSQKFVPFKIEDAIKKAFESEVKTYDKTVFSELMKVIKTRDEISVEEVQDLIEKMLYTHQHFEVMKSFMLYRHMHKIQREQILGLDEDTTYVNSTQTIKEYIDKSDWRINANSNTGYSNAGLVNNTAGKVIANFWLDTIYSKEEGYAHRDGDYHIHDLDCLTGYCAGWSLRVLLDEGFNGVRGRVESRAPKHFREALGQMANFLGILQSEWAGAQAFSSFDTYLAPYVFRDKLSFTEIKKAVRSFVYNLNVPARWGQSPFTNITIDWTVPSDLEEQIPTREQKHLFSDLEDESLLLLAKQRDAQITSFENMTYKHFQAEMNLINRAFYEVMTEGDKNGQPFTFPIPTVNITEAFDWYGENTDILFENTAKIGSSYFQNFIGSQYVRDEKGELVPNEEAYKPGHVRSMCCRLQLDLRELLKRGGGLFGSAEMTGSIGVVTINMARLGYLNAGNEEKLLERLNKLMEYAYSTLEKKRIFIQEMYDRGLYPYTARYLPGFNNHFSTIGVNGMNEMIRNFTQDEHTIADRFGEDMALRVLDFMRELLKEFQERSGNLYNLEATPAEGTTYRFAKEDAKRYDDIIQAGTPENNYYTNSSQIPVSHTDDPFEALLLQDDLQCKYTGGTVLHLYMREKISSPEAARKLVRNVIGNFRLPYITVTPTFSICEKHGYLSGEYEYCPKCDAEILERETA, encoded by the coding sequence ATGATAAAAACAATTATAAAACGGGATGGAAGTTCTCAGAAATTCGTACCTTTCAAAATTGAAGACGCCATAAAAAAGGCATTTGAGAGTGAAGTGAAAACATATGACAAAACTGTTTTTTCCGAGTTGATGAAGGTCATTAAAACCCGGGATGAGATCAGTGTGGAGGAGGTTCAGGACCTTATAGAGAAAATGCTGTATACACATCAGCATTTTGAAGTAATGAAATCATTCATGCTTTACAGGCATATGCACAAGATCCAGCGCGAGCAGATACTTGGCCTCGATGAAGATACAACCTATGTCAACTCTACACAGACCATTAAAGAATATATCGATAAATCCGACTGGCGGATCAATGCCAATTCCAATACCGGGTACTCCAATGCAGGGCTGGTCAACAATACTGCCGGAAAAGTGATCGCCAATTTCTGGCTGGACACGATCTACTCCAAAGAGGAGGGGTATGCGCATCGGGACGGTGACTACCATATTCATGACCTGGACTGTCTGACTGGGTATTGTGCGGGATGGAGTCTGCGGGTACTTCTGGATGAAGGTTTCAACGGGGTCAGGGGCAGGGTAGAGAGCCGTGCGCCCAAACACTTCAGGGAAGCATTGGGGCAGATGGCGAATTTTTTGGGTATTTTGCAAAGCGAATGGGCGGGTGCACAGGCCTTCTCCTCTTTCGATACCTATCTGGCACCTTATGTGTTCAGGGACAAGCTCTCTTTTACGGAGATCAAAAAAGCCGTCAGAAGTTTTGTCTACAACCTCAATGTTCCGGCACGCTGGGGGCAGAGCCCTTTTACCAACATTACCATTGACTGGACAGTCCCTTCAGATCTTGAAGAGCAGATACCAACACGGGAGCAGAAGCACCTTTTCTCCGACCTGGAAGATGAATCCTTGCTGCTGCTTGCCAAACAAAGAGATGCACAGATCACCTCTTTTGAAAACATGACCTATAAACATTTCCAGGCAGAAATGAATCTGATCAACAGAGCTTTTTATGAAGTGATGACAGAAGGGGATAAGAATGGTCAGCCGTTCACTTTCCCTATTCCTACGGTCAATATTACCGAAGCATTCGACTGGTACGGTGAAAATACAGATATCCTGTTTGAGAACACGGCAAAAATAGGCTCTTCCTATTTTCAGAACTTCATAGGAAGCCAGTATGTAAGAGATGAGAAGGGAGAGCTTGTGCCAAATGAAGAGGCGTATAAACCGGGACATGTCCGAAGTATGTGCTGCCGGTTGCAGCTGGATCTTCGCGAACTGCTTAAAAGAGGCGGAGGGTTGTTCGGCAGTGCCGAGATGACAGGGAGTATCGGTGTTGTGACGATCAATATGGCAAGACTGGGGTACCTTAATGCCGGGAATGAGGAGAAGCTACTGGAAAGACTGAACAAACTGATGGAGTATGCCTATTCGACGCTGGAGAAAAAGAGGATCTTCATTCAGGAGATGTACGACAGGGGGCTCTACCCCTATACGGCAAGGTATCTTCCAGGGTTCAACAACCATTTCTCGACGATCGGTGTGAACGGGATGAATGAGATGATACGCAACTTTACCCAGGATGAACATACGATAGCGGACAGGTTCGGAGAGGATATGGCATTAAGGGTACTGGATTTCATGAGGGAGCTGCTGAAAGAGTTTCAGGAGAGATCGGGAAATCTTTACAACCTTGAAGCAACACCGGCAGAGGGAACGACCTACCGCTTTGCCAAAGAAGATGCCAAACGGTACGATGATATCATTCAGGCAGGAACACCGGAGAATAACTACTATACCAACTCTTCGCAGATACCTGTCTCCCATACCGATGATCCGTTTGAGGCACTGCTCCTGCAGGATGATCTGCAATGCAAATATACGGGAGGTACGGTCCTGCATCTCTATATGCGGGAGAAGATCAGCTCTCCCGAAGCTGCCAGGAAACTGGTACGAAATGTGATCGGCAATTTCAGGCTGCCGTATATTACCGTGACACCGACATTCTCCATTTGTGAAAAGCACGGGTATCTCTCTGGAGAATATGAATACTGTCCAAAGTGCGATGCCGAGATCCTGGAGAGGGAGACAGCATGA
- a CDS encoding ribonucleotide-diphosphate reductase subunit beta: protein MDVKHYYNPQGEEILDEKIYGGSPTGFVDFNRSKYRWDSNIYDLMNANTWFPSEVNTSTEKKNFDQLTDNEQSIYKMTFAQLSFNDSAQEEYLSDFRRLANNRLVKSVISLQIMQEVNHSKSYAVLLDACGNSEEVFNLYKYDAALNKKNMQVAEQFAKYIDGGSADKMLLSAMASVNLEGIYFLLGFSYIYLLGDKVPGARDMIKFIARDELNTHLPLFANIFKTIQKENNIATSTIDAAYAMIQDAVNIELEYGKYLLDQFPIMGVTPELMEQTVYNYANDRLVKIGLDPIFEKSETTYLQKLVTKHLEMNEVKSNFFESNVSNYAKSSIDLNDF, encoded by the coding sequence ATGGATGTCAAACACTATTACAACCCACAGGGCGAAGAGATACTCGATGAGAAGATCTATGGCGGATCACCCACAGGGTTTGTAGACTTCAACCGTTCAAAATACAGATGGGACAGCAACATTTACGACCTGATGAATGCCAATACCTGGTTCCCTTCAGAAGTCAACACCTCGACAGAAAAGAAGAATTTTGATCAGCTTACCGACAATGAGCAGTCCATCTACAAGATGACCTTTGCACAGCTCAGTTTCAACGACTCAGCACAGGAGGAGTACCTCAGCGATTTCAGGCGTCTGGCGAACAACCGCCTGGTCAAATCGGTCATCTCACTGCAGATCATGCAGGAGGTGAACCACTCCAAAAGTTATGCCGTACTGCTCGATGCCTGCGGAAACTCCGAAGAGGTCTTCAACCTTTACAAATACGATGCTGCACTTAACAAAAAGAACATGCAGGTCGCTGAGCAGTTCGCCAAATACATCGACGGAGGGTCTGCGGACAAGATGCTTCTCTCGGCCATGGCAAGCGTGAACCTCGAAGGCATCTACTTTCTGCTGGGCTTCTCCTATATCTATCTGCTCGGGGACAAAGTACCCGGTGCCAGAGACATGATCAAATTCATCGCAAGGGATGAACTCAACACCCACCTGCCGCTCTTTGCCAACATCTTCAAGACCATCCAAAAAGAGAACAATATCGCCACTTCTACCATCGATGCCGCCTATGCCATGATACAGGATGCGGTCAATATCGAACTCGAATACGGCAAATACCTGCTCGACCAGTTCCCCATCATGGGTGTCACCCCGGAACTGATGGAACAGACGGTCTACAACTATGCCAATGACAGGCTGGTCAAGATAGGACTTGACCCCATCTTCGAGAAGAGCGAAACGACCTACCTTCAGAAACTGGTCACAAAACATCTCGAAATGAACGAGGTCAAGAGCAACTTCTTCGAGAGCAATGTCTCCAACTATGCCAAGTCAAGCATCGACCTGAACGACTTCTAA
- a CDS encoding transporter substrate-binding domain-containing protein codes for MRVIWFLLIWFILLPLQASAAPVTQAQLSEKEKAWIAEHPVINFTGDPDWLPYEAFSKDGRYLGIIPEVLRIIEQQTALKFNVIPTKTWDESVSLLESGKADMMTVSDAWNDPKYLYTRPMLSSPIVIVMDRDHSYIESVYYLQYDDIAIVKGYRYVEQIKKKYPDYNFHEVKNIQEGLEGVATGKYDAMLASMALATYTIETLQLNNIQVIGKTEFSIKILFAIKKEMAPLVDIINKVTIDEKQAHELLKEWTYQKYVEKTDYGLIAELAILLLVILFAALILYFVFKKKSQKYQQIKNLLTRTNSEVDDAIRYASLLDTPDLLPSDEISTFFDDSFLVSQHGKIKSSTLIHFTELDPDKGLLILVDAKGEHINGVLNSLFCKRVLKRVIDQVKARKLDADPAAILGSLEKELQHQLGEADAQSRPNTIGFDAAVAILDKAASTLLYAGANIPLFYTQDHEVKIASADTHSIGSGNTRYTNHIIEISDTTDFYLLTNAYIEQIGGKEVLPAGKRRIKEILKKYELQTMGTQRDTFVKTLQPSKGKQPEMGDITIIGFRVTL; via the coding sequence TTGAGAGTTATTTGGTTTTTACTGATCTGGTTCATATTGCTGCCCCTGCAAGCCTCCGCTGCTCCGGTCACCCAGGCCCAGCTGAGCGAAAAAGAGAAAGCCTGGATCGCCGAACATCCGGTCATCAACTTTACGGGTGACCCTGACTGGCTGCCCTACGAGGCATTTTCCAAGGATGGAAGATATCTCGGTATCATCCCCGAAGTCCTCAGGATCATAGAGCAACAGACAGCACTGAAGTTCAATGTCATCCCTACCAAGACCTGGGATGAATCCGTCTCGCTTCTAGAGAGCGGCAAAGCAGATATGATGACGGTCAGCGATGCCTGGAATGACCCAAAATATCTTTATACCAGGCCTATGCTCTCCAGCCCGATCGTCATCGTGATGGACAGGGACCACTCCTACATTGAGTCGGTCTATTATCTTCAATATGATGATATTGCCATCGTCAAAGGCTACCGCTATGTGGAGCAGATCAAAAAGAAATATCCGGACTACAATTTCCATGAAGTAAAGAACATCCAGGAGGGACTCGAAGGTGTCGCCACGGGGAAATACGATGCAATGCTTGCATCAATGGCCCTGGCGACCTATACTATAGAGACACTGCAGCTCAACAATATCCAGGTCATAGGGAAAACCGAGTTCAGTATCAAAATACTCTTTGCCATCAAGAAAGAGATGGCACCGCTTGTCGACATCATCAACAAGGTCACTATCGATGAAAAGCAGGCACATGAACTGCTCAAAGAGTGGACCTATCAGAAATATGTCGAAAAAACAGATTACGGACTGATCGCAGAACTTGCCATATTACTTCTGGTCATACTTTTCGCCGCACTCATACTCTATTTTGTTTTCAAGAAAAAGTCGCAGAAATATCAGCAGATCAAAAACCTTCTTACCCGTACCAACAGCGAGGTTGACGATGCCATCCGGTACGCTTCGCTTCTCGATACACCCGATCTGCTCCCCTCGGATGAGATATCAACGTTTTTCGATGACAGCTTCCTTGTTTCGCAGCACGGGAAGATCAAAAGCAGTACACTCATACACTTCACCGAACTCGACCCGGACAAAGGCTTGCTCATTCTGGTCGATGCCAAAGGAGAACATATCAACGGTGTTCTCAACAGCCTCTTTTGCAAAAGGGTTCTCAAGAGGGTGATCGATCAGGTCAAAGCAAGAAAACTCGATGCGGATCCGGCTGCGATACTCGGTTCACTGGAAAAAGAGTTGCAGCACCAGCTCGGGGAAGCGGATGCCCAGAGCAGACCGAACACCATCGGTTTCGATGCGGCAGTGGCCATCCTGGACAAAGCCGCCAGCACACTTCTCTATGCCGGAGCGAACATTCCTCTTTTCTATACGCAGGACCATGAGGTCAAGATCGCCAGTGCCGATACGCATTCCATAGGTTCCGGCAACACCCGTTATACGAACCATATCATCGAGATCTCCGATACGACAGACTTCTACCTGCTGACCAATGCATACATCGAACAGATCGGCGGCAAAGAGGTGCTGCCTGCCGGCAAGAGACGCATCAAAGAGATACTGAAAAAATATGAACTTCAGACTATGGGTACACAGAGAGACACCTTTGTAAAGACACTTCAGCCATCCAAAGGCAAGCAACCCGAAATGGGAGATATTACGATCATCGGCTTCCGTGTCACCCTATAG
- a CDS encoding linear amide C-N hydrolase, producing MNLKKTTIGLIAIAVTTFGLSTASACTGAQVVTEDKAVINGRTVEFGVFLDTSIVVVPRGTKFTGMTTLGEGKKWTSKYASVGMILVDNEVIVDGMNEKGLVTASFYFPGYAKYSVTTKENQKISMSSSDITQWFLSMFETVDEVKTALENNEVAISPVLTPGFPPQVQPFHFIVYDRTGKSIVIEPMDGKLKVYNNPIGVITNSPTFDWHMTNLSNYVNLLAHTPDEVKVFGATVKPLGQGAGMLGLPGDFTPPSRFVRAAAFAASSIPEKTAQRGVLQMFHILNSFDIPVGVARTIEEGKIFSDYTMLTVVRDTKNLRYYYKTYEDQSIKMIDMKSFDLDGKKILRLHTKSEQQINDVSKKLK from the coding sequence ATGAATTTGAAAAAAACAACCATAGGACTGATCGCAATAGCAGTCACGACATTTGGACTCAGTACGGCCAGTGCCTGTACCGGTGCGCAGGTAGTAACGGAAGACAAAGCGGTCATCAACGGACGTACGGTGGAGTTTGGAGTCTTTCTCGATACAAGTATTGTCGTGGTGCCAAGAGGGACCAAGTTCACGGGTATGACCACACTTGGTGAGGGAAAGAAGTGGACCTCGAAGTATGCATCCGTAGGGATGATCCTCGTAGACAACGAAGTGATCGTGGATGGAATGAACGAGAAGGGGCTGGTAACGGCAAGTTTCTATTTCCCCGGGTATGCGAAGTATTCGGTGACGACCAAAGAGAACCAGAAGATCTCTATGTCCTCTTCGGATATTACACAGTGGTTCCTCTCTATGTTCGAGACCGTCGATGAGGTCAAAACAGCACTTGAGAACAATGAAGTGGCGATCTCTCCTGTGCTTACGCCTGGCTTTCCTCCGCAGGTACAGCCGTTCCACTTCATCGTCTATGACCGTACAGGCAAAAGCATCGTCATCGAGCCGATGGATGGGAAGTTGAAGGTATATAACAATCCTATCGGTGTCATTACCAACTCACCGACTTTCGACTGGCATATGACCAACCTGAGCAACTATGTGAATCTGCTTGCTCACACACCTGATGAGGTGAAGGTTTTTGGTGCGACTGTCAAACCACTGGGACAGGGTGCCGGAATGCTTGGTCTTCCGGGAGACTTCACACCGCCTTCACGTTTTGTAAGAGCAGCTGCATTTGCAGCATCTTCCATTCCTGAGAAGACAGCCCAAAGAGGAGTGCTACAGATGTTCCATATTCTTAACAGTTTTGACATCCCTGTCGGTGTGGCACGGACAATAGAAGAAGGCAAGATCTTCTCTGACTATACGATGCTGACAGTAGTCAGAGATACGAAGAACCTTCGTTACTACTACAAGACCTACGAGGACCAGTCGATCAAAATGATAGATATGAAAAGCTTTGACCTTGACGGAAAGAAGATACTCAGACTGCATACCAAAAGCGAGCAGCAGATCAACGATGTAAGCAAAAAGCTTAAGTAG
- a CDS encoding type I glyceraldehyde-3-phosphate dehydrogenase — protein sequence MTKKKIRVFINGFGRIGRAVARIMLEDECCELVGINDICSYEQMAYLLKYDSVYGTLPYVVNVEDDILFIGTQKVQLFSEADPSNMDLRVMEIDVVLQCSGMFLTTASNLPLIRNGAKKVIVSAPSSDDMPTYIYGVNHKKYRDEPVISNSSCSANAIVPIFQIVDTYFGIESAMMSMYHSYTVYQNLLDSKHYSDDIRRTRSATQNIIPLMSSAAEATETFFPHLKGKMYAKSIRVPVPSTTLYELHIQIGKKTGVQEVNQVLREEIGGTYSDILDVTELPGSSLEYIQSPYSAVLNLSLTAVVEEDLLRISAWQDNEYGYAKRVVDMAKYIAQY from the coding sequence GTGACCAAAAAGAAGATAAGAGTTTTCATTAACGGATTTGGGCGTATCGGCAGAGCTGTTGCACGGATCATGCTTGAAGATGAATGTTGTGAACTTGTGGGTATCAACGATATTTGTTCGTATGAACAGATGGCATATCTTTTGAAGTATGATTCTGTTTACGGTACCCTGCCTTATGTAGTAAACGTAGAGGACGACATACTCTTTATCGGTACCCAAAAGGTACAGCTTTTTTCGGAAGCTGATCCGTCAAATATGGACTTGAGAGTAATGGAGATAGATGTTGTACTGCAATGCAGTGGTATGTTCCTTACGACAGCATCAAATTTGCCCCTGATCAGGAATGGGGCAAAAAAAGTGATCGTTTCGGCACCTTCGTCAGATGATATGCCAACGTATATCTACGGGGTGAATCATAAAAAATACAGAGATGAACCTGTCATTTCCAACTCAAGCTGTTCCGCCAATGCCATCGTACCGATATTTCAGATAGTAGATACGTATTTCGGGATCGAGTCGGCCATGATGAGTATGTACCACAGCTATACGGTGTATCAGAACCTGCTTGACAGCAAACACTATTCAGATGATATTCGCAGAACGCGTTCCGCGACACAAAACATCATTCCTCTTATGAGCAGTGCTGCCGAAGCCACGGAAACCTTTTTCCCGCATTTAAAAGGGAAGATGTATGCAAAAAGTATCCGGGTGCCTGTGCCGAGTACAACACTGTATGAGTTGCATATACAGATCGGTAAAAAAACAGGTGTGCAGGAGGTAAACCAGGTACTGCGTGAAGAAATCGGCGGTACCTACTCAGATATTTTGGACGTTACGGAGCTGCCGGGATCTTCCTTGGAATATATACAAAGTCCCTACAGCGCTGTGCTCAATCTTTCCCTTACGGCTGTTGTAGAAGAGGACCTTCTTCGAATTTCAGCCTGGCAGGATAATGAATACGGATATGCCAAAAGAGTGGTCGATATGGCAAAGTACATAGCACAATATTAG
- a CDS encoding BatD family protein, with the protein MQSKTVFLFLFLTMMLFGVEGRMRVYLQPHETLYTSQKATVAVELLTDAFSITDARITFPSSSKYIVNAPKSAAYIQKEEIEDNDWQVVHYEYEVYALQAGELEIGAVKAAFSASMGYGQPKKEFVLESEPLHFSVLSPKGIKKEQFVLVTDNYSMTQKINPKKSELIVGDAIEVEVTQKAHGVPDILLKPIHYKSTSELRVYEKEPELQSGLKGKFDVSRTDRFTFVATAEGNVSIPEQRSVWWDSISEKVTVETIPAMHFTVIADPQITLDEKQKKQKMVLIYVTVSVLFLFLFYKAVSPSLIRHWNRRRIAYAKSEKGRYEKLLKSVEKENTAAIYRDLYVWLEVAAGDTKIESFKDIYEKYPQFKEGLSMFEERLVSPEVLDRRYFISILDALRETLIHSTQKDRSDLIDRLNP; encoded by the coding sequence ATGCAAAGTAAAACAGTGTTCCTTTTCCTGTTTCTCACCATGATGCTCTTTGGCGTAGAGGGCAGGATGAGGGTCTATCTGCAGCCGCATGAGACTCTCTATACTTCCCAGAAAGCAACTGTGGCAGTAGAACTTCTGACCGATGCCTTTAGCATCACGGATGCCAGGATCACTTTTCCCTCTTCATCCAAATATATTGTCAATGCGCCTAAAAGCGCAGCGTATATACAAAAAGAAGAGATAGAGGACAATGACTGGCAGGTGGTACATTATGAGTATGAAGTCTATGCTTTGCAAGCCGGAGAGCTGGAAATAGGTGCTGTAAAAGCTGCTTTTTCAGCCTCAATGGGTTATGGTCAGCCTAAAAAAGAGTTTGTATTGGAGAGTGAACCCCTTCATTTCTCTGTGCTCTCTCCCAAAGGCATTAAAAAAGAGCAGTTCGTACTGGTCACTGACAACTACAGTATGACACAAAAAATCAACCCCAAAAAGTCTGAACTCATTGTCGGGGATGCCATTGAAGTGGAGGTCACCCAAAAAGCCCATGGGGTACCGGATATTCTTCTGAAGCCGATACATTATAAGAGTACTTCTGAACTCAGAGTCTATGAAAAAGAGCCGGAATTGCAGAGTGGTTTGAAAGGGAAGTTTGATGTCTCCAGAACTGACAGGTTCACCTTTGTAGCTACGGCAGAAGGGAATGTAAGTATTCCTGAACAGAGATCTGTATGGTGGGACAGCATAAGTGAAAAAGTAACGGTTGAGACCATTCCGGCCATGCACTTCACTGTCATTGCAGACCCCCAGATCACTCTGGATGAAAAACAGAAAAAACAGAAAATGGTTTTGATCTATGTGACTGTGTCGGTATTGTTCCTGTTCCTGTTCTATAAAGCCGTTTCCCCTTCTTTGATACGCCATTGGAACAGACGTAGGATCGCTTATGCGAAAAGTGAGAAAGGCAGATACGAAAAACTTCTAAAAAGTGTGGAAAAAGAAAACACAGCTGCGATCTACCGTGATCTTTATGTCTGGCTGGAAGTAGCGGCAGGAGATACGAAAATAGAGAGCTTTAAAGACATTTATGAAAAATATCCGCAATTCAAAGAGGGACTGAGTATGTTTGAAGAGAGACTGGTCTCCCCTGAAGTATTGGATAGAAGATATTTTATTTCAATACTGGATGCATTGAGAGAAACACTCATCCATTCCACGCAGAAAGATAGATCTGATTTGATAGACAGGCTAAATCCTTGA